The Desulfurococcaceae archaeon DNA window GACGTACTTTTCCAGATCCTTCATTAGCTCGTGTGAAAGCACATCTGAAAGTAGAAGCTTCACTTAAATCACCAACCAGCCTAATTCTAGTGGATGTGAACTAAAGTTTATATTTAATGAACTCGGAGTATTCTAGTGGTGAACTCGTTGGAAGCGATTAAATTACCGGAACCCGATAAGTCGACTCCACTATTCCAGCTATTCATTAAGAGGAAAAGCGTTAGGAAGTTCAAAAAGGAGCCACTGAAAATAGAAGAGCTTTCGAGGATTCTCTGGGCAACGTACGGGCTAGTGGAGAGGAAAAGGCGTGTCGTGCCGTCAGCTGGTGCCACTTACCCCGTCGAGGTATTCGTTTTCATTAAGAACGTCGAGGGAGTTAAACCAGGGGTTTACAAGTATAATGATCAGGACAACTCGCTCGTGCCGATCAAGGAGGGCGACCACTCGCGAGAACTCGCTCACGCGTGTCTTGATCAGTCATGGGTTAGAGAAGCGCCGGTCAACATCGTCATAACCGCCGCGTACGAGAAAACCACGAACTGGTATGGTGAACGGGGATTTAGGTATATATACATGGAAGCCGGCCACATAGGGCAGAACATATACCTAGCATCCACGGAAATGGGTCTTGGAACCGTGGCTATTGGGGCGTTCTCCGACAAAGAGGTGGCTGAACTGCTCGGCTTAGGGAAGAATTACATGGTGCTCTACATATTTCCCGTAGGTAGGCCA harbors:
- a CDS encoding SagB/ThcOx family dehydrogenase; its protein translation is MNSLEAIKLPEPDKSTPLFQLFIKRKSVRKFKKEPLKIEELSRILWATYGLVERKRRVVPSAGATYPVEVFVFIKNVEGVKPGVYKYNDQDNSLVPIKEGDHSRELAHACLDQSWVREAPVNIVITAAYEKTTNWYGERGFRYIYMEAGHIGQNIYLASTEMGLGTVAIGAFSDKEVAELLGLGKNYMVLYIFPVGRPL